The Mesoterricola silvestris sequence CGCCGCCGGGGACCAGGGCGACGCCCTTGGCGTTGTAGACCAGCTTGAGGATGCGGTCCATCTCGCGCATGACGAGCTGGAACTTCTTGGACATGTGGTTCAGGGCGCGGTCGGTGTAGACCACGGAGAATTCCATCAGTCCATCGGGATCGATGTTGGGAAGCAGGGCGGGCATGGGTTCTCCTCGGGGATTAGAGCCAGTTGATGTCGGTGCCGGCGGGAAGGTGGGGGGTGAAGATGGAGAGGTACTGGAGGTTCTCCTCCAGGGCGCGGGTGTCGTGGACGATGCCCCGGGGGCAGACGTGGACGTCGCCCATCTTCACGGGCTTCCACTCGCCGTTCACGAGGATCTCGCCCTTGCCGCCCACCACGATCACGTACTCGTCGCACACGGTGTGGAAGTGGGTGCCCACCTGGGTGCCCTTGACGGCGGTGCGCACCATCAGCTGGGTGCGGGGGCAGTCGAAGGCCACCACGCTGTCCACGCCCTTCTCGGGCAGGGTGCGCTTGGCATACTCGTCGCGCAGGTGCAGCAGGATGGATTCGGCCGGGGTGGAATCCACCAGGCCTTTCAGGGTTCCGGGTTCATAGCCGGTGAGGGGCATGGGGGGCTCTCCTATGCTGGGGCGGTTCGATTCTACCGCCTAAAGGGCGGCGGGCGCGGTGGGGAGGACGGCGGGGATGACGAAGGCCTGGAGCAGCACCAGGACGATCACCATGCAGAGGAGGATCATGGAATATTTGAGCGTCTTGCGGAAAATGTCGGTCTCCTTGCCCACCAGGCCCACGGCGGCGCAGGCCACGGCGATGCTCTGGGGGGAGATGAGCTTGCCCATGACGCCTCCGAAGAGGTTGGCGCTGGTGGTGAGGACGGGATTCATTCCCAGGTGCATGGCGGTCACCTGCTGGAGCTTGCCGAACAGGGCGGCCGAGGAGGTGACGGATCCGGTGAGGAACACGCCCACGAGGCCGATGATGGGCGAGAAGATGGGGAAGGCCATGCCCGTGAGCTGCGCGAAGGCCAGGCCCAGGGTGAAGGACATGCCCGAGTAGTTGGCGAGGAAGCCCAGGCCGATGACCGAG is a genomic window containing:
- a CDS encoding cupin domain-containing protein, translating into MPLTGYEPGTLKGLVDSTPAESILLHLRDEYAKRTLPEKGVDSVVAFDCPRTQLMVRTAVKGTQVGTHFHTVCDEYVIVVGGKGEILVNGEWKPVKMGDVHVCPRGIVHDTRALEENLQYLSIFTPHLPAGTDINWL